The Hyperolius riggenbachi isolate aHypRig1 chromosome 3, aHypRig1.pri, whole genome shotgun sequence genome window below encodes:
- the DLD gene encoding dihydrolipoyl dehydrogenase, mitochondrial: MHSWSRVYYNLSKTACLSHVTPGLKRLCAVPLRTYSDQALEADVTVVGSGPGGYVAAIKAAQLGFQTVCVEKNETLGGTCLNVGCIPSKALLNNSYLYHLAHGKDFASRGIEVTGLRLNLEKMMEQKSGAVKSLTTGIAHLFKQNKVVHVPGFGKITGKNQVTATKADGSTQVINTKNILIATGSEVAPFPGIEIDEDTVVSSTGALSLKQVPEKMVVIGAGVIGVELGSVWQRLGADVTAVEFLGHVGGIGIDMEISKNFQRILQKQGLKLKLNTKVTGAAKRPDGKIDVSVEAAAGGKAEVITCDVLLVCIGRRPFTQNLGLQDLGIELDNRGRIPINSRFQTKIPNVYAIGDVVAGPMLAHKAEDEGIICVEGMAGGAVHIDYNCVPSVIYTHPEVAWVGKSEEQLKEEGVEYKVGKFPFAANSRAKTNADTDGLVKILSHKSTDRMLGAHILGSGAGEMINEAALAMEYGASCEDVARVCHAHPTVSEAFREANLAASFGKAINF; this comes from the exons ACGGCTTGCCTCAGCCATGTAACACCTGGGTTAAAAAGACTCTGTGCTGTTCCCCTAAGGACCTATTCAGACCAAGCCT TGGAAGCAGATGTCACTGTCGTTGGCTCAGGTCCTGGAGGTTATGTTGCTGCCATCAAAGCTGCCCAGCTGGGTTTCCAG ACTGTCTGTGTGGAGAAAAATGAAACTCTTGGTGGTACCTGTCTGAACGTTGGCTGCATCCCATCTAAG GCTTTGTTGAACAACTCTTATCTGTATCATTTAGCCCATGGAAAAGATTTTGCAAGCAGAGGAATTGAAG TGACTGGTCTCCGGTTAAACCtagaaaaaatgatggagcaaaaAAGTGGTGCTGTAAAGTCTCTTACAACTGGCATTGCTCACCTATTTAAACAGAACAAG GTCGTACATGTACCAGGCTTTGGAAAGATTACCGGGAAAAACCAAGTGACTGCAACTAAAGCAGATGGAAGCACACAGGTCATCAACACAAAGAACATCCTTATAGCTACTGGTTCTGAGGTTGCTCCCTTCCCAGGAATTGAG ATAGATGAAGATACTGTAGTTTCTTCCACTGGTGCATTATCCCTGAAGCAAGTGCCTGAAAAGATGGTCGTGATTGGTGCTGGTGTAATTGGTGTGGAACTG GGGTCTGTATGGCAGCGACTGGGAGCAGATGTTACAGCAGTTGAATTCTTGGGTCATGTTGGTGGAATAGGTATTGACATGGAGATATCAAAGAATTTCCAGCGGATTTTACAGAAACAAGGGCTTAAGTTGAAACTGAATACAAAAGTCACAGGTGCAGCAAAGAGGCCTGATGGGAAGATTGATGTTTC TGTTGAAGCTGCAGCTGGTGGCAAGGCAGAGGTTATTACATGTGATGTTCTGCTTGTGTGTATTGGCCGTCGTCCTTTTACACAAAACCTAGGACTGCAAGACTTGGGAATTGAACTGGACAACAGAGGGAGAATACCAATCAACAGCAGGTTTCAGACGAAAATCCCAAA TGTTTATGCTATTGGTGATGTAGTGGCTGGGCCGATGTTGGCCCACAAAGCAGAAGATGAAGGCATTATTTGTGTAGAGGGCATGGCTGGTGGAGCAGTCCACATCGACTACAACTGTGTGCCATCTGTAATCTACACCCACCCTGAAGTGGCCTGGGTGGGTAAATCTGAAGAACAGCTAAAAGAGGAG GGTGTGGAGTATAAAGTTGGAAAATTCCCATTTGCTGCAAACAGTCGAGCCAAGACAAATGCAGACACAGATGGATTGGTGAAGATTCTCAGTCACAAATCTACAGATAGAATGCTTGGCGCTCATATCCTGGGCTCG GGAGCCGGGGAGATGATTAATGAAGCTGCTCTTGCCATGGAATACGGAGCATCTTGTGAGGATGTTGCCAGAGTATGTCATGCCCACCCT ACTGTATCAGAAGCCTTCAGGGAAGCAAACCTGGCAGCATCATTTGGCAAAGCCATTAATTTTTAA